One window of the Pseudomonadota bacterium genome contains the following:
- the cas2 gene encoding CRISPR-associated endonuclease Cas2 has protein sequence MFVVVSYDIADDRRRARIASEMENFGRRVQYSVFECHLSEVQITDLETRLQAIIDWDRDRVRYYRLCERDARRTVVDGPGGVSRDWDYLIV, from the coding sequence ATGTTCGTCGTGGTCAGCTACGACATCGCCGACGACCGCCGCCGGGCGCGAATCGCCTCGGAGATGGAGAACTTCGGCAGGCGCGTCCAGTACAGCGTCTTCGAGTGCCACCTGAGCGAGGTCCAGATCACCGATCTCGAGACCCGCTTGCAGGCGATCATCGACTGGGACCGGGACCGCGTACGTTACTATCGCCTCTGCGAGCGCGACGCGCGGCGGACCGTCGTGGACGGCCCCGGCGGGGTGAGCCGCGACTGGGATTACCTCATCGTGTGA